One segment of Dyella jiangningensis DNA contains the following:
- the ubiM gene encoding 5-demethoxyubiquinol-8 5-hydroxylase UbiM, protein MNVDIVVVGAGPAGLCFARALADTGLSIVVIERQPLGALSEPAFDGREIALTQRSVRILRKLGLWDRLGASDISPLRTARVLNGHSLHGLSVLPTGTGDAELGFLVPNDRIRRAAYASVQQEPRITLVTDTAVSSVSLADGHPQLQLADGTSVVARLVVAADSRFSSLRRDAGISVDMHDFGKTMLVCRMALEKSHDGEALEWFDHGQTMALLPLHNGEASVVLTLPGHTMKSVMALDDGQFNQDMRRRFDGRFGAMSLTSTRHTYPLVATYAHRFIGPRLALIGDAAVGMHPVTAHGFNLGLLSVDTLAGQIRRAHAAGQDFASARVLQRYERAHRVATLPLYFATQAIVKLYTDDRLPARVARTALLRAAQATPPFRRTLARMLEAQDRDDRPTPTSG, encoded by the coding sequence ATGAATGTCGATATCGTGGTGGTTGGTGCCGGCCCTGCCGGCCTCTGTTTTGCGCGCGCCCTGGCCGATACCGGGCTCAGCATCGTGGTGATCGAACGGCAACCGCTCGGTGCGTTGAGCGAACCGGCTTTCGATGGACGCGAGATCGCCCTGACCCAACGCTCCGTGCGCATCCTGCGCAAGCTGGGCCTGTGGGATCGCCTGGGGGCGTCGGACATCTCGCCGCTGCGCACCGCTCGCGTGCTCAACGGGCATTCGCTTCATGGCCTGAGCGTGCTGCCCACCGGCACGGGCGATGCGGAGCTGGGTTTCCTGGTGCCCAACGACCGCATCCGCCGCGCGGCCTATGCCAGCGTGCAGCAGGAGCCGCGCATCACACTCGTGACCGATACGGCCGTGAGCTCGGTGTCGCTGGCCGATGGCCACCCGCAACTGCAGCTTGCCGATGGCACCAGCGTGGTCGCGCGCCTGGTCGTGGCCGCCGACAGCCGCTTCTCGTCGCTGCGTCGCGACGCGGGCATTTCGGTCGACATGCATGACTTCGGCAAGACCATGCTCGTCTGCCGCATGGCATTGGAGAAATCCCACGATGGCGAGGCGCTGGAGTGGTTCGATCACGGACAGACCATGGCGTTGCTGCCGTTGCACAACGGAGAGGCTTCGGTCGTGCTGACCTTGCCGGGCCACACCATGAAATCCGTGATGGCACTCGATGACGGGCAGTTCAACCAGGACATGCGCCGGCGCTTCGATGGCCGTTTCGGCGCGATGAGCCTGACCAGCACGCGCCATACCTATCCCCTGGTCGCCACCTACGCCCATCGCTTCATCGGTCCTCGCCTCGCACTGATCGGCGATGCCGCCGTGGGCATGCACCCCGTCACCGCGCATGGTTTCAATCTCGGCCTGCTCAGCGTGGACACGCTCGCCGGCCAGATCCGCCGCGCGCACGCCGCCGGCCAGGATTTCGCCTCAGCCCGCGTGCTGCAGCGCTATGAGCGCGCGCACCGCGTCGCGACGCTTCCGCTTTACTTCGCCACGCAGGCCATCGTGAAGCTCTACACCGACGATCGCCTGCCCGCGCGCGTGGCGCGCACCGCCCTGCTGCGTGCGGCCCAGGCCACGCCGCCGTTCCGGCGCACGCTGGCCCGCATGCTCGAAGCCCAGGATCGCGACGATCGCCCGACGCCGACGTCCGGATGA